In Candidatus Dormiibacterota bacterium, a single window of DNA contains:
- a CDS encoding sugar phosphate nucleotidyltransferase translates to MLHVLVLAGGSGSRLWPLSRGALPKHLLPLGPGGTSLLRATVERLLPLGAEVRVVTVADQADACLRDLEGTGLDRRSLVAEPAPRGTGPALGLAVREVAAADPEAVICSVHADHHVGDDAAYREAVWEAAGWAAATDGLATVGLVPQFAATGFGYVEVGEIHPASSWRPPVSPPPGLGAAPTLPASVAVGFAEKPSLAAAEAFIAGGRHLWNLGLFAWSAAAFQRELRAAAPEVDAALAEVAALRAAGRDAAAAERYRAIPAAAVEPLVLERGARLSVVAAAFPWSDLGSWRDLLDARRLAGEGDAAGNVLAGDALVVGSRGCLVEARGGRTVALVGVDDLVVVDTGDAVLVVPAQQAQAVREIVDLLRGEGRTELL, encoded by the coding sequence GTGCTCCACGTCCTCGTCCTCGCCGGGGGGAGCGGGTCCCGGCTGTGGCCGCTGAGCCGTGGGGCGCTCCCCAAGCACCTGCTGCCCCTCGGCCCGGGGGGCACCTCGCTGCTGCGCGCCACCGTCGAGCGGCTGCTGCCGCTCGGCGCCGAGGTGCGCGTCGTCACCGTCGCCGACCAGGCCGACGCCTGCCTGAGGGACCTGGAGGGAACCGGGCTCGACCGCCGCTCGCTGGTGGCCGAGCCCGCCCCCCGGGGCACCGGGCCCGCCCTCGGCCTCGCCGTGCGCGAGGTCGCCGCGGCCGACCCCGAGGCGGTGATCTGCTCGGTCCATGCCGACCACCACGTCGGCGACGACGCCGCCTACCGAGAGGCGGTGTGGGAGGCGGCGGGCTGGGCGGCGGCCACCGACGGCCTCGCCACCGTCGGCCTGGTGCCCCAGTTCGCCGCCACCGGCTTCGGCTACGTCGAGGTCGGCGAGATCCACCCCGCGTCGAGCTGGCGGCCGCCGGTGTCGCCGCCGCCCGGCCTCGGCGCCGCGCCCACCCTGCCCGCGAGCGTCGCGGTGGGCTTCGCCGAGAAGCCGTCGCTCGCCGCCGCCGAGGCCTTCATCGCGGGCGGCCGGCACCTCTGGAACCTGGGGCTCTTCGCCTGGTCGGCGGCCGCCTTCCAGCGCGAGCTCCGCGCCGCCGCCCCCGAGGTCGACGCCGCCCTCGCCGAGGTGGCGGCGCTGCGCGCGGCGGGGAGGGATGCGGCGGCGGCGGAGCGCTACCGCGCCATCCCGGCGGCCGCGGTCGAGCCCCTGGTGCTCGAGCGCGGCGCCCGGCTCAGCGTCGTCGCCGCCGCGTTCCCGTGGTCCGACCTCGGCTCCTGGCGCGACCTGCTCGACGCCCGCCGGCTGGCGGGGGAGGGGGATGCGGCGGGGAACGTGCTCGCCGGCGACGCTCTGGTGGTGGGCTCCCGTGGGTGCCTGGTCGAGGCCCGGGGCGGCCGCACCGTGGCCCTGGTCGGGGTCGACGACCTGGTCGTGGTCGACACCGGCGACGCCGTGCTGGTGGTGCCGGCGCAGCAGGCCCAGGCGGTGCGGGAGATCGTCGACCTGCTCCGCGGCGAGGGGCGGACCGAGCTCCTCTAG
- a CDS encoding ROK family protein produces MTRVLAGVDVGGTKIQVVVTSLDLEVLGQSRGPTPPTGGPPAVVETLCTLLDQARKDAGVDGLAALGVGAPGTIDKDTGVVARSPNLAGWIDPYPLGAELERRTGARVSVDNDVHAGMLGELRLGAARGLTDVLGVWFGTGVGGALVLGGELRSGPHGASGEVGHVCVHPGGRRCGCGRRGCLEAYAGRASMERRARKLVAEGRSTELFRIMEGRGIDHLTSGVFARALAAGDDLAQDLIDDAVAAAGAGIASVVNAIDVEAVVIGGGLGSRLGEPFVSRVAAAMQPHLFVTGAVSVRAAGLGDLAGALGAAVAAGSLLGES; encoded by the coding sequence ATGACCCGGGTGCTCGCGGGGGTCGACGTCGGCGGCACCAAGATCCAGGTGGTGGTCACCTCCCTCGACCTCGAGGTGCTGGGGCAGAGCCGCGGCCCCACCCCGCCCACCGGCGGACCGCCGGCCGTGGTCGAGACCCTCTGCACCCTGCTCGACCAGGCCCGGAAGGACGCCGGCGTGGACGGCCTCGCCGCCCTCGGAGTGGGGGCGCCGGGAACCATCGACAAGGACACCGGGGTGGTGGCGCGCAGCCCCAACCTGGCCGGCTGGATCGACCCCTACCCGCTCGGCGCCGAGCTGGAGCGGCGCACCGGCGCCCGGGTGAGCGTCGACAACGACGTCCACGCGGGGATGCTGGGCGAGCTCCGGCTCGGCGCCGCCCGGGGGCTCACCGACGTGCTCGGGGTGTGGTTCGGCACCGGGGTGGGCGGGGCGCTGGTGCTCGGCGGCGAGCTGCGCAGCGGCCCCCACGGCGCCAGCGGCGAGGTCGGCCACGTCTGCGTCCACCCCGGCGGGCGGCGCTGCGGCTGCGGCCGGCGCGGCTGCCTCGAGGCCTACGCGGGGCGGGCCTCGATGGAGCGCCGCGCCCGCAAGCTGGTGGCCGAGGGCCGGAGCACCGAGCTCTTCCGGATCATGGAGGGGCGCGGCATCGACCACCTCACCTCCGGGGTGTTCGCCCGGGCGCTCGCCGCCGGCGACGACCTCGCCCAGGACCTCATCGACGACGCCGTCGCCGCCGCCGGAGCGGGGATCGCGTCGGTCGTGAACGCGATCGACGTCGAGGCGGTGGTGATCGGCGGCGGCCTGGGCAGCCGGCTCGGCGAGCCCTTCGTCTCCCGCGTCGCCGCGGCGATGCAGCCCCACCTCTTCGTCACCGGGGCGGTGAGCGTCCGCGCCGCGGGGCTCGGAGACCTCGCCGGCGCCCTCGGTGCGGCCGTCGCCGCGGGCAGCCTGCTCGGCGAGAGCTAG